Below is a genomic region from Raphanus sativus cultivar WK10039 chromosome 4, ASM80110v3, whole genome shotgun sequence.
taggggatatgaAAAAAGAATAAGATACAGTGTTAGGTATTTCTGTTATGCATTTGTGGGAAACGATTTTTGAGTTATGAAaactttttttcaaaatcttactatcttccaaataacttaGTGATGCAGCGCAACACGTGATCCTTCCCGATCACGTTACCTCTTCCAACTAAGagtttccttttctaaaatatttcctttttacttaaGAATTGTGTTTTGCcttttattttagattaatgATTTTTATGACGGTTTAAGAGTTCTATATAAAGAACTCTCATATGACTTTTGTAAGAtgaatttgatttaataaagaCTTTGAGTTTTATAAAGAACTCTGAGTTTTCTAAAGAGCTTTCGAGCACTGCGAAGAGTATTCGCGCCCCCATTGTTCTTGTTTTCAGTTACCCTAAGCAACAAGTTATTACCTTAGAGTTCATATCCTTGAACCCTAGCATCGATAGCTTCCGCCTCtccatcagttggtatcagattCAGTACGTTTCTGGAGTCTTTCTCTCGTCGTCATGGCAAAGAAAACGGCAGAAGGAACTTCTCAGGATATGACCGAGCTACGAGCTCTACTTGCAGAGATGCAATCATCGTTCGCCACCACCGTTCAAACATCGCTTCAACAACAAGGTGTTATGTTCGCTACAGCTCTCACTACTGTAACATATCGACTCGACGCCTTGACAACAGCTTTAACCCAACGTCTTGAAGTTCAAGCTCCTCCGGTTAATGCTCCGCCGCCTCCGATCCTGCAACCGCCTCACCGCAATCCACCCATCCCTCCCCCACGTCAACCTCCACATCAATTACGCCACCTTCCTCCTCTTCCGCAAGATGTTCGCCAGCAACAAAGAAACCAGTATCAGTACCCATTGGACGAGGAAAAAGACGATCAACATCATCGTTTGTTCCTTGAGGATCTCCGACAACGAGATAATTTTGATCATAGATGGGAGAATAGCTTTAAAGTAGACATTCCAGAGTTTCATGGAGGCCTTAAAGGAGATGACCTCATTGACTGGCTGGTCTCAGTGGAAGAAATTCTCGAGTTTAAACGAGTCCCTCCGGCTCGACGAGTCTCTCTTGTGGCCATGCGTTTTCGTGGTCATGCCGCGACTTGGTGGAAACAACTCAAAACCACTCGTGCTCGCAATGGGAAAACACCAATTCAGTCGTGAGATAAACTTACGAAACATCTCCGCCAGACCTTCTTGCCCCACAATTACGATCGCATGATTTATAACAAACTTCAAAATCTTCGCCAAGGTAGTCGCACCGTCGACGAGTACGCAGAAGAATTCTCTCTGTTACTAACACGTACAGAGATTCACGACAGCCAAATTCAGTTAGTTGCTCGTTTTATTGGTGGTCTCCGACAACAACTGCAAAACGCGATGGCCCAGTTTGATCCTACCTCCATAAGCGAAGCACACCGGCGAGCAGCAACCTTCGAACAACAAGCTAAGTCGTCAAACTGGAACTATACCTCGTCCCGAGCAAAACCTCCGGAAACGGCAACTAGTACGGCTTCTACTTCAGCCAAAGAAACGAACGAAACCGGACAGAACCGCCCACCGGCTACAGAAGAACAAACCTTGCGCAGGTCCACTCGTCAAACGGCTATCCGTTGTTATTCTTGTGGAGAACCAGGACACCGAATATCGGCTTGTCCACACACTTCCCGTCAGGGTCTCGTCATCGATGATGCCTCTGGTGATCACGAGGTGTACGATTCCCAAGAAGAGGAGACAGACGATGATGACGATATGGTTCACAAAACCAGCGGAGATACAGGTCACATGCTTGTATTACGACGTTCTTGCTTCACTCCTCGTCGTCAAGATGAGCATTGGCTTCGAACCAATATCATCCGTTCTACTTGCACTATTAATGGCCGCGTTTGTACTTTCGTCATTGATTCGGGTAGTTGTCGGAATGTCATCTCCAATGACGCTGTCACTAAACTTGGTCTCACCCGTGAAAAGCATCCTTCGCCTTACACTCTCGGATGGCTTAATGACAGTGCTACGGTTCGTATATCCGAACGGGCCCTTGTCTCTTTCTCCATTGGACCTTACTATAAAGATCGTATGTATTGCGACGTGGCTCCAATGGACATCAGCCACTTATTATTGGGAAGGCCATGGGAGTTCGACCGTAAGGTGATGCATAATGGAGCCGACAATACTTATCAATTCATGTGGAACACGCATACAATTGTGCTTCTTCCGTCTAAAGAAACGGTGACTCCTTTAGCACCTGTTCCCACGACTCTTACTCTGCCGAGTACCACCAAGACATCATTGATTTGCTCCTATAAGTCATTCCAGACCGAGTTCAAAGCAGCAGGTGTGGCGTTTGCTTTGTTTCTATCAGCCATCTCTGCGCCCGTCACGGGACAGATACCTCTCGACATTGAGCACGTTCTGAATGAGTTCCAAGATGTATTTCCGGCCGACTTGCCAACATCTCTACCACCATTGCGTGATATTCAACACCATATCGACCTTGTTCCAGACGCAACACTTCCCAACCGGCCTCATTACAGAATGAGTCCCGACGAACACGACGAACTTCGCCGCCAAGTCGAAGATCTACTCCGTAAAGGTCACATACGTGAAAGTCTCTCTCTGTGTGCCGTTCCAGCTCTCCTAATTCCAAAAAAGGATGGCACTTGGCGTATGTGTGTGGATAGTCAGGCAATTAATAAAATCACCGTGCGATACCGTTTTCCAATTCCCCGACTAGACGATTTACTCGATCAAATTGGTTTAGCCATGATATTTTCGAAAATTGATCtaaagagtggatatcatcaaataCGGATCCGTCCGGGGGATGAATGGAAGACAGCTTTCAAAACCCGTGAAGGATTGTTCGAATGGCTTGTCATGCCTTTTGGTCTCTCAAATGCACCGAGCACTTTTATGCGCATTATGAATCAAGCTCTTCGTCCCTTTATTGGCAAGTTCGCAGTGGTATATTTTGATGACATCTTAATTTTCAGTGCTTCGCCGACCGAGCATGTCGCCCATATACGATAGGTGTTACAAGTTTTGCGGACAGAGCAACTATTCGCAGCCAAGCACAAATGCGAGTTTGGCGTTTCTGAGGTTCTATTCTTGGGTTACGTGGTGTCTGGGCAAGGATTGTCGATGGACCAGTCTAAAGTAGAAGCCGTCCGCTCTTGGCCTCTCCCGAAGACGATCACGGAAGTTCGAAGCTTCCATGGTCTTGCATCTTTTTATAGACGGTTTGTGAATCACTTTAGCACAATTATGGCGCCTCTTACTAGCTGTATGAAGGAAGGGAAATTTGTTTGGACTCCGGAAGCAACTGCGGCTTTTGAGTTAATTAAGACAAAGCTTACTACATCACCTATTTTAGTCCTGCCTGATTTTTCAGAAACATTTGAACTTCATACAGATGCGTCAAAACTCGGTATTGGCGCAGTACTCAGTCAACGAGGACGTCCGATCGCTTACTTTAGCGAGAAACTGGCCGGTGCACGCTCACGTTATAGTACGTATGATATAGAGTTTTATGCAATCATTCAAGCTATCAAGCATTGGCGTCATTACTTAGTTCATCGCGAATTTATTCTGTTCACGGATCATGATGCCTTGCGTCATCTCGATAGCCAAGCCAAAGTCTCTTCTCGACATGCCTCATGGATTGATTTTCTACAGCAGTTCACCTTCTCCATTCGTCATCAATCGGGCAAGACCAATAAAGTTGCAGATGCTTTAAGCCGTCGCTATACAGTCCTATCTCTCATGCATACTTCAGTTCCTGGCTTTGATTCTTTATCAGCTTTGTATGCCACCGATAGTTTCTTTGGTCGTTTGTGGGAAGAAGCTCAGGCCGGTTCCTCTGCAGATTACACAGTCCACGATGGTTTCTTATTCAAGGGGTCGCGTCTGTGTGTGCCAGACAGCAGCTTTCGTTTACTCATTGTTCAAGAATTACATAATGAGGGACATGTTGGTCGCGATCGTACACTCCACCTAGCAATGACGTCTTATTTTTGGCCGACGATGCGGCGTGACGTTGAACGATTTGTCTCCAGGTGTCGTGTTTGCCAGCTCGCGAAAGGGAAAGCATCTAATGCAGGGTTGTATCTTCCTTTGCCTATACCATCGCAACCATGGACCCACGTTAGCATGGATTTCGTTCTCGGACTTCCGCGGACACAAAGAGGTCATGATTCAATTTTTGTGGTGGTCGATCGTTTTTCTAAAATGGCTCATTTTGTTCCTTGCAAAAAGACTTCTGATGCTGTTCATATTGCTTCACTCTTCTTCCGTGAAATATATAAACTCCATGGCTTACCTATGTCTATTGTGTCCGACCGGGACACTAGATTTCTGAGCCATTTTTGGCGATCCTTGTGGAAGTCAGTAGGTACCAGTCTAGACATGAGTACTGCTTATCATCCACAAACGGACGGGCAAACGGAAGTGACAAATAGATCACTTGGGAACTTGCTTCGTTGTTTAGTCGGTGATAATATTAAGAGTTGGGATATCAAGCTCAGTCAAGCAGAGTTTGCTCGCAACCATGCTTTAAACCGAAGTTTGGGTTACTCCCCGTTTGAGGTGGTGTACGGTATAGCTCCTCGAGGTCCTCTTGATCTTGCAGTAGTACCTGATAAGACAAGGATGCATGGCGAGGCAATCGATTTTGTTACTGAGTTGCAACAGGTTCATCAGCTCGCACGAGATAATCTGGAAACTACAACAGCTCGTTACAAGCGTGATGCTGATAAGAAACGTCGGGAACTAATTTTCGAACCAGGAGAGCTCGTCTGGATTTATCTCACCAAGGACCGTCTTCCTGCCGGCGAATACAACAAGTTGAAATCACGGAAAATTGGACCGGTTGAGGTACTTGAGCGTCTAAATCCTAATGCATATCGGGTTCGTTTACCAGCTCATCTTCGCACTTCGGATGTGTTTAATGTTAAGCATCTTTCTCCGTATCATGGCGATAACGACGATCCAGATTCGTGGTCGAATCTTCCAAACCCGGGGGGACCTGATGCAGCGCAACACGTGATCCTTCCCGATCACGTTACCTCTTCCAATTAAGAGTTTCATTTTCTAAactatttcctttttacttaaGAATTGTGTTTTGccttttattttagaataaagaTTTTTATGACGGTTTAAGAGTTCTATATAAAGAACTCTCATATGGCTTTTGTAAGATGGATTTGATTTAATAAAGACTTTGAGTTTTATAAAGAACTCTGAGTTTTCTAAAGAGCTTTCGAGCACTGCGAAGAGTATTCGCGCCCCCATTGTTCTTGTTTTCAGTTACCTTAAGCAACAAGTTATTACCTTAGAGTTCATATCCTTGAACCCTAGCATCGATAGCTTCCGCCTCTCCATCACTTAGAAAATTGGGCAtttaccaattgagaacaatcacTGATGCAGATTCTTCATACATTTCATTGTATATAATTAGCGTTTTCATCTCCAAATGAAAAGGTGAATGATTACCTCTAGTATTTTTTGCTCTCATCAAACCATCGAAACCTTTTAGTGTAATATACCAGTTTTAACCTAAAAAACTACTTATTTTTCTAGGATCCATCTGTAAAACACTATCGTCTTGAGATTAATGATAAGTTCGTTTCCTCTATATGTTGGATAACTCTCTGTGTGTGAGGAACTTGTGTCTTAGCCTAAAGTGTAGATTATGTTTCTGCTAAAATACAAagttaattttagtatttttggtttctttcacagttattttttttgtgattataacTTGGTTTGTAGGCTATATTCTGAAGCTGATAATAAACAGTGTTAGCTTCTACAAATTTATGAAAAAAGTCTAATATTTTAGATTGCATGGAAACTCGGGTGAAATCTGTTTCACGTTTCAGAATCGGAATTTCTTTAAAACTCGTAAAATTCATTACAAAATTGTTTTctgaaaatcttattttagaaaatcaatAGAAATTTACGTGAAATTTATGATTATGTTTTAGTAACGtaaagatttattatttaaaaagaaacatttttttgtaaataattaataaacatggAGATATATTTGCAAGGAGCTAATGAAAATGTGGTTGAAGATGGATGTTATCAATCTTTGTCGCAAATGATCTTCATTTTTAGTTAAGCTACTAGATATTTAAACATTGGATTTCTgtaattttgattgtttttaaaatgattttcaaTGCTTAGTTActacttttatttttgtattgttaACATGGTTACTTGTTGACTTGTATTGTTAGATAAACCAAACGAAAAAGACAATTGTAGTCACATGTTAACCAATCAAAAAAAtgtatatctattatattaaaatagagtcttaattttatatctatcatatAAAGTTCTATGTTAGACCACtaactaaaatttaacaatATATCCTAAATTTATGCATGTGTGATATAATATTTTCCTAACAAAAAGCAATATAGATCCAAACAATAGCATTTCTGGGAAAAATctaatcaatttttattatgcaattattttttatattttaccatatttaatCTAGGCCtgattttatctatttttgggtaataattttgaaattaattattatagcccagttcttttaaaagttaccatattaaaattttatataacaaaacaaataataatttatttgttgtaTCATTATACATTTCATTTtatagtaaaaagaaaaatacaaaaccaaaatataatacatcaaataaaatatatatttaaatataatattaactaatttGATTTAgtacataaaacatttttagaaTACAActaaaaatggaatatttcatataaaactaatgtttataattaaattattcatataatattttattttaaatattattttaaaaataaatatttatccgcacgaacgtgcgggttCAATTCTAGTATTAATTTACAGTTGTAATCACTTGTATTATTCCAAAATGTttctatttctaaaaaaaaaatgtttccaCGAAATGTTTTGCTTCCTGTATCCCTTTCCGAGATTTTGTGTTACCTggctaatattttaaaaaaacacacaaaataatattataaaattaaataaaagagaaattcACAACTTAATTTAAGGAATGAGGCAGATTTATTCCCAGGTTTCACAAAAAAGGCAGATTTATTTCCACTGAAATCAGAGCACTTAACAGAATTACACAAAGCACCAAAGAAGAATCAAAGACATAACAGGAAATTTAGGAGAGCTTAGACACTACTTCTGCCTCTCGTAGATCTTAGCCAAGAAGGATTTTAGCACTGCTTGGATTGCTTTACTTTGGTGAGCCTCAATCGCTCCAATCAGCTTCTCGTAGGTTTTGCTCTCATACTCCTTGAACACTCCCTATCATTGTTCACAAACATCAAACCAAATCAAGTTAGTAGAGTAGAGTAGAGTAGAGCAGAACATATGTTAGTTGTGCATATCTTTGAAGTTCCACTAGTTTCGAACCTCAAGGTCAAGCTCTTTGTAGAGCTCCTTCACTTTAGCAACGTTTGATGGGTCGGGTTTACCGTAGTTCTCCTAGGAGGATATCACAATATAAAACATCTTTCAGGTCGCAAAATCAGGTAACAAAACCttatgcaaaaataaaaataaaaccttATAAAAAGATTCTTACATATAATATCTCAGTTTGTTCTTTGCTGCAGCGTTCCAATGCCTTGACCACCAACCAGGAGCATTTGAAATTTTCTATATCCGTTCCGATCTGCA
It encodes:
- the LOC130511487 gene encoding uncharacterized protein LOC130511487; this encodes MIYNKLQNLRQGSRTVDEYAEEFSLLLTRTEIHDSQIQLVARFIGGLRQQLQNAMAQFDPTSISEAHRRAATFEQQAKSSNWNYTSSRAKPPETATSTASTSAKETNETGQNRPPATEEQTLRRSTRQTAIRCYSCGEPGHRISACPHTSRQGLVIDDASGDHEVYDSQEEETDDDDDMVHKTSGDTGHMLVLRRSCFTPRRQDEHWLRTNIIRSTCTINGRVCTFVIDSGSCRNVISNDAVTKLGLTREKHPSPYTLGWLNDSATVRISERALVSFSIGPYYKDRMYCDVAPMDISHLLLGRPWEFDRKVMHNGADNTYQFMWNTHTIVLLPSKETVTPLAPVPTTLTLPSTTKTSLICSYKSFQTEFKAAGVAFALFLSAISAPVTGQIPLDIEHVLNEFQDVFPADLPTSLPPLRDIQHHIDLVPDATLPNRPHYRMSPDEHDELRRQVEDLLRKGHIRESLSLCAVPALLIPKKDGTWRMCVDSQAINKITVRYRFPIPRLDDLLDQIGLAMIFSKIDLKSGYHQIRIRPGDEWKTAFKTREGLFEWLVMPFGLSNAPSTFMRIMNQALRPFIGKFAVVYFDDILIFSASPTEHVAHIR